The following proteins are co-located in the Luteolibacter rhizosphaerae genome:
- the allE gene encoding (S)-ureidoglycine aminohydrolase, whose amino-acid sequence MTPLFGQTRTRVELRHALITPDGHVPSAFPGWEGAIAYVILSPAMGAEVSQMLVAFGEGGGMALFPADEHEHALYVEEGDCRVVWDDGDVTLADGGFAFVPSENVLALHGSEGTRVTLFRKVYEPVENLEAPPAVNGHVSDVPAEPFLGNEKARLQTLLPLDVRYDMAMNVFTYQPGATLPFVETHVMEHGLLMLSGQGVYRLDEKYYPVRAGDAIWMGPYCPQWFVAMGEEPASYLYYKDVHRLP is encoded by the coding sequence ATGACGCCCCTCTTTGGACAGACCCGCACGCGAGTGGAGCTCCGCCACGCCCTGATCACTCCGGACGGCCATGTGCCGAGCGCCTTCCCGGGATGGGAGGGGGCGATCGCGTATGTGATCCTATCGCCCGCGATGGGTGCGGAGGTCAGCCAGATGCTGGTGGCCTTCGGCGAGGGCGGGGGCATGGCGCTCTTCCCGGCGGACGAGCACGAGCATGCGCTGTATGTGGAGGAGGGGGATTGCCGCGTGGTGTGGGATGACGGCGATGTGACGCTGGCGGATGGGGGCTTCGCCTTCGTGCCGAGCGAGAACGTGCTGGCGCTGCACGGCAGCGAGGGGACACGGGTGACGCTCTTCCGCAAGGTGTACGAGCCGGTGGAAAATCTGGAAGCGCCGCCAGCGGTGAACGGGCATGTCTCGGACGTGCCGGCGGAGCCTTTCCTAGGGAACGAAAAGGCGAGGCTGCAGACGCTGCTGCCGCTGGATGTGCGCTATGACATGGCGATGAACGTCTTTACCTATCAGCCGGGGGCGACGCTGCCCTTCGTGGAGACGCACGTGATGGAGCACGGGCTGCTGATGCTTTCCGGGCAGGGGGTGTATCGCCTGGACGAGAAGTACTATCCGGTGCGTGCGGGGGATGCGATCTGGATGGGGCCGTATTGCCCGCAGTGGTTCGTGGCGATGGGGGAGGAGCCGGCGAGCTACCTTTACTACAAGGATGTGCATCGGCTGCCGTGA
- a CDS encoding M20 family metallo-hydrolase, protein MGTASLGGMKVGVSRLDREIDELAAISVHPAPAVTRVIFSPEDLSAREWLTVLAKEAGFLVRQDPVGNLFIRWEGSEPCLPAVATGSHTDAIPNAGKYDGVVGVLGGLEAMRVLKEGGHVPKRSIELIMFTSEEPTRFGIGCLGSRLMAGTTSPEQAQALRDPEGRSLDELREAAGCRGSLGAVKLSTGAYKAFVELHIEQGPLLEAAEIDIGVVEKIAAPSAFRLLLKGQGGHAGAVLMPGRKDAFLAAAEIALLVEKAALESGSPDTVGTTGLVEVKPGAINSIPCDVKMEVDFRDTNKEARDKALARIGDGTHAICKRRGVTVDWQVINQDPPALCDPSLVALVEAQAAKAGCTQQRMISRAYHDSLFMARVCPTVMIFIPCYKGYSHRPDEYSSPEAIAKGVTVLAGCLKELSAR, encoded by the coding sequence ATGGGTACTGCCAGCTTGGGAGGTATGAAGGTAGGGGTGAGTCGGCTGGATCGGGAGATTGATGAGTTGGCGGCGATTTCGGTGCATCCGGCTCCGGCGGTGACGCGGGTGATTTTCTCGCCGGAGGATCTATCGGCGCGGGAGTGGCTGACGGTGCTGGCGAAGGAGGCGGGCTTTCTGGTGCGGCAGGATCCGGTGGGGAATTTGTTCATCCGCTGGGAGGGGAGCGAGCCGTGTTTGCCGGCGGTGGCGACGGGTTCGCATACGGATGCGATCCCGAATGCGGGGAAGTATGATGGGGTGGTGGGCGTGCTGGGCGGGCTGGAAGCGATGCGGGTGCTGAAGGAGGGCGGGCATGTGCCGAAGCGGAGCATCGAGCTGATCATGTTCACGTCCGAGGAGCCGACGCGCTTCGGGATCGGGTGTCTGGGTAGCCGCTTGATGGCGGGCACGACTTCGCCGGAGCAGGCGCAGGCCTTGCGCGATCCCGAGGGACGTTCGCTGGATGAGCTGCGGGAGGCGGCGGGCTGCCGGGGGAGCTTGGGGGCGGTGAAGCTTTCGACGGGAGCTTACAAGGCGTTCGTGGAGTTGCACATCGAGCAGGGTCCGCTGTTAGAAGCGGCGGAGATCGATATCGGGGTGGTGGAGAAGATCGCGGCACCTTCGGCGTTTCGCTTGCTGCTGAAAGGTCAGGGTGGTCATGCGGGGGCGGTGCTGATGCCGGGGCGGAAGGATGCGTTCTTGGCGGCGGCGGAGATTGCACTGCTGGTGGAGAAGGCGGCGCTGGAGAGCGGCAGCCCGGATACGGTGGGGACGACGGGCTTGGTCGAGGTGAAGCCGGGGGCGATCAACAGCATCCCCTGTGATGTGAAGATGGAGGTGGACTTCCGCGACACGAACAAGGAGGCGCGGGACAAGGCGCTGGCGCGGATCGGCGATGGCACGCATGCGATCTGCAAGCGGCGCGGTGTGACGGTGGATTGGCAGGTGATCAATCAGGATCCGCCGGCGCTGTGCGACCCATCGCTGGTGGCGCTGGTGGAGGCGCAGGCGGCGAAGGCGGGCTGCACGCAGCAGCGGATGATCAGCCGGGCTTACCATGATTCGCTATTCATGGCGCGGGTGTGTCCGACGGTGATGATCTTCATTCCGTGCTACAAGGGGTATAGCCACCGGCCGGATGAGTACAGCTCTCCCGAGGCGATTGCGAAGGGGGTGACGGTGCTGGCGGGGTGCTTGAAGGAGCTGAGCGCGAGGTGA
- the xdhB gene encoding xanthine dehydrogenase molybdopterin binding subunit encodes MSGNREILRVNGKAFDVGGVALHETVLDFLRRQGLTGTKCGCNEGDCGACSVLLVESDGKLRAVNSCLALVQAFAGREVRTVEGIGKGDELHPVQAAMVKCQGSQCGYCTPGFIASMTEAWHRKETPDDAAIADQLCGNLCRCTGYRPIREAMTKALAKRETREEWEAWMQAGEVAEAPVSSTVGSGIFLRPSRVADALAFMKQYPGAVFLAGATEIAVLMNKRHLRPEALISLDGVRELAVIRRYQDAWEIGGAARMTDIQEALAGEYPALDEMFRWFASRQIRHRATLGGNLATASPIGDSAPILMALDASVILVSAEGEREVLLDEFFVSYRKTVLRADELIRAIRIPRKQEGRVAFYKVSKRREMDISIVAAGIRVAVDEAGLVSEARLAFGGVAEKTVRAKAVEAALIGKPLALTAEIEGLLEKAFTPLSDVRSGAGYRVSLVKGLFEKFVANEATERVKLHEAFEGGSGMAHESAKGHVTGSAKYVHDTALGRTMLEVWAVRSKVARGILKSLDVTEARGMPGIHAVLVAEDLPGANNSGPSRHDEPLLAEHEVLFHGQALALVVGDSLEQCRLAAEKVVVEIEELKPILGIEAALAADSFHTDPHVLARGDVKTGLGAAARMIEGTFAFGGQEHFYLETQAAWAEADGEGGMYVASSTQHPSEIQTIVAEALHVPRHKVVVESPRMGGGFGGKETQGNAIAALCAVAALKTGRPVRWQLDRDEDMATTGKRHPFLAKYRVGYDDAGMLQAAEVKLWSDGGWSLDLSLPVTDRALFHLDNAYYIPNVHFEGRVAKTNVTSHTAFRGFGGPQGMLVIEEIIGRIALRLGLPPEEVRRKNFYHGSGETNTTHYGAEIGDNRVCRIWDELLESSEFERRRAAIEAWNEAHPKRKRGMAITPVKFGISFTLTYYNQAGALLLAYADGSVQVNHGGTEMGQGLHTKILGVVMRELGLPAEQIRLMQTRTDKVPNTSATAASSGSDLNGMAVADACRQIRERLSPLAAEKLGCAEDEIRFADGSVHGGGNSMAFGDLTMLAYQRRVQLAAAGFYATPDLKWDWNVGKGKPFHYYACGAAVSEVEIDGFTGMSTVKRVDILHDVGDSLNAAVDRGQIEGGFVQGMGWLTREELKWSEKGVLLSHSASTYAIPAISDAPEDLRVSLLKRATQDRTIHGSKAVGEPPFMLAISVREAIRDAVRAFGGEGDFDLGSPATGEAVKGAADQVTVRTKYSE; translated from the coding sequence GTGTCGGGAAATCGGGAGATCTTGCGGGTCAACGGGAAGGCATTCGATGTCGGCGGTGTGGCGCTGCATGAGACGGTGCTGGACTTCCTGCGTCGGCAGGGGCTGACCGGCACGAAGTGCGGGTGCAATGAGGGCGACTGCGGGGCTTGCTCGGTGCTGCTGGTGGAGAGCGATGGCAAGCTGCGCGCGGTGAACTCTTGTCTGGCGCTGGTGCAGGCCTTCGCGGGACGGGAGGTCCGGACGGTGGAGGGGATCGGGAAGGGCGATGAGCTGCACCCGGTGCAGGCGGCGATGGTGAAGTGCCAGGGCTCGCAGTGTGGGTATTGCACGCCGGGCTTCATCGCTTCGATGACCGAGGCGTGGCATCGCAAGGAGACGCCGGATGATGCGGCGATCGCGGATCAGCTGTGCGGGAACCTTTGTCGGTGCACGGGCTATCGGCCGATCCGGGAGGCGATGACGAAGGCTCTGGCGAAGCGCGAGACGCGTGAGGAATGGGAGGCGTGGATGCAGGCGGGCGAGGTGGCGGAGGCTCCGGTATCGAGCACGGTGGGATCGGGGATCTTCCTGCGGCCGTCGCGGGTGGCGGATGCGCTGGCTTTTATGAAGCAGTATCCGGGGGCGGTGTTCCTCGCGGGTGCGACGGAGATCGCGGTGCTGATGAACAAGCGGCACCTGAGACCGGAGGCTTTGATCTCACTGGATGGCGTGCGCGAGCTGGCGGTGATCCGGCGTTATCAAGATGCGTGGGAGATCGGCGGCGCGGCGCGCATGACGGATATCCAGGAGGCACTGGCGGGAGAGTATCCGGCGCTGGACGAGATGTTCCGCTGGTTCGCCTCGCGGCAGATCCGGCATCGGGCGACGCTGGGAGGGAATCTGGCGACGGCATCGCCGATCGGGGATAGCGCGCCGATCCTGATGGCGCTGGATGCGTCGGTGATTCTGGTATCGGCGGAAGGCGAGCGGGAGGTTTTGTTAGATGAGTTCTTCGTGAGCTATCGGAAGACGGTGCTGAGGGCGGACGAGCTGATCCGGGCGATCCGGATTCCGCGGAAGCAGGAGGGGAGGGTGGCATTCTACAAGGTCTCGAAGCGGCGGGAGATGGACATCTCGATCGTGGCGGCGGGGATTCGCGTGGCGGTGGATGAGGCGGGCTTGGTGAGCGAGGCGCGGCTGGCCTTCGGCGGGGTGGCGGAGAAAACCGTGCGGGCGAAGGCGGTGGAGGCGGCGCTGATCGGGAAGCCGCTGGCGCTGACGGCGGAGATCGAGGGCCTGTTAGAAAAGGCCTTCACGCCCTTGAGCGATGTGCGCAGCGGGGCGGGCTACCGGGTTTCGCTGGTGAAGGGGCTGTTCGAGAAGTTCGTGGCGAACGAGGCGACGGAGCGGGTGAAGCTGCACGAGGCATTCGAGGGCGGCAGCGGGATGGCGCATGAGAGCGCGAAGGGGCACGTGACCGGATCGGCGAAGTATGTGCACGATACCGCGCTGGGCAGGACGATGCTGGAGGTTTGGGCGGTGAGGTCGAAGGTGGCGCGCGGGATTCTGAAAAGCTTGGATGTGACGGAGGCGCGCGGGATGCCGGGCATCCATGCGGTGCTGGTCGCGGAGGATTTGCCTGGGGCGAATAACAGCGGGCCATCGCGGCATGATGAGCCCTTGCTGGCAGAGCATGAGGTGCTTTTCCACGGGCAGGCGCTGGCCCTGGTGGTGGGCGATTCGCTGGAGCAGTGCCGACTGGCGGCGGAGAAGGTGGTGGTGGAGATCGAGGAACTGAAGCCGATCCTCGGGATCGAGGCGGCGCTGGCGGCGGACTCCTTCCATACGGATCCGCATGTGCTGGCACGTGGCGACGTGAAGACCGGGCTGGGGGCTGCGGCGCGGATGATCGAGGGGACTTTCGCCTTCGGCGGGCAGGAGCATTTCTATCTGGAGACGCAGGCCGCTTGGGCGGAGGCGGACGGGGAGGGCGGAATGTATGTGGCGAGCTCCACGCAGCATCCCTCCGAGATCCAGACGATCGTGGCGGAGGCGCTGCATGTGCCGCGGCACAAGGTGGTGGTGGAGTCGCCGCGGATGGGCGGGGGCTTCGGCGGGAAGGAGACGCAGGGGAATGCGATCGCGGCGCTGTGTGCGGTGGCGGCGCTGAAGACGGGCAGGCCGGTGCGCTGGCAGCTTGATCGCGACGAGGACATGGCGACCACGGGCAAGCGGCATCCCTTCCTGGCGAAGTACCGGGTGGGGTATGATGATGCGGGGATGTTGCAGGCGGCGGAGGTGAAGCTGTGGTCGGACGGCGGGTGGTCGCTGGATCTCTCGCTGCCGGTGACGGACCGGGCCTTGTTCCACCTAGACAACGCTTACTACATTCCGAACGTTCATTTCGAGGGGCGGGTAGCGAAGACGAACGTGACCTCGCACACGGCATTCCGTGGCTTCGGCGGTCCGCAGGGTATGCTGGTGATCGAGGAGATCATCGGGCGGATCGCGCTGCGGCTGGGACTGCCGCCGGAAGAGGTGCGACGGAAGAACTTCTACCACGGCAGCGGCGAGACGAACACCACGCACTACGGCGCGGAGATCGGGGATAACCGGGTGTGCCGGATCTGGGATGAACTACTAGAGAGCTCGGAGTTTGAACGTCGACGGGCGGCAATCGAGGCGTGGAACGAGGCGCATCCGAAGCGCAAGCGCGGCATGGCGATCACGCCGGTGAAGTTCGGGATCAGCTTCACGCTGACTTACTACAACCAGGCCGGGGCGCTGTTGCTGGCGTATGCCGATGGCTCGGTGCAGGTGAACCACGGCGGCACCGAGATGGGGCAGGGACTGCATACCAAGATCCTGGGCGTGGTGATGCGGGAGCTGGGTTTGCCGGCGGAGCAGATCCGGCTGATGCAGACGCGCACGGACAAGGTGCCGAATACCTCGGCGACGGCGGCGAGTTCGGGATCGGACTTGAACGGGATGGCGGTGGCGGACGCCTGCCGGCAGATCCGGGAGCGCTTATCGCCGCTGGCGGCGGAGAAGCTGGGGTGTGCGGAGGATGAGATCCGCTTTGCCGATGGATCGGTGCATGGTGGCGGGAACTCGATGGCCTTCGGGGATCTGACAATGCTGGCCTACCAACGTCGCGTGCAGCTCGCGGCGGCGGGCTTCTATGCGACGCCGGATTTGAAGTGGGATTGGAACGTGGGGAAGGGGAAGCCCTTCCATTACTACGCCTGCGGTGCGGCGGTGAGCGAGGTGGAGATCGATGGCTTCACGGGAATGAGCACGGTGAAGCGGGTGGATATCCTGCACGACGTAGGCGACTCGCTGAATGCGGCGGTGGACCGCGGGCAGATCGAGGGGGGCTTCGTGCAGGGGATGGGCTGGCTCACGCGGGAGGAGTTGAAGTGGAGTGAGAAGGGCGTGCTGCTGAGCCATAGCGCGAGCACCTATGCGATTCCCGCGATCAGCGATGCGCCGGAGGATCTGCGGGTGTCGCTGCTGAAGCGGGCGACGCAGGACCGGACGATCCACGGGAGCAAGGCGGTGGGGGAACCGCCGTTCATGCTGGCAATCTCGGTGAGGGAGGCGATCCGGGATGCGGTGCGGGCGTTTGGTGGGGAGGGGGACTTTGATCTGGGGAGTCCGGCTACGGGCGAGGCGGTGAAGGGGGCTGCCGATCAGGTTACGGTAAGAACCAAATACAGCGAGTGA
- the xdhC gene encoding xanthine dehydrogenase accessory protein XdhC — MTPWQDILRCQESGTDLILVTVAAARGSVPADPGAKMLVTRDGRLSGTVGGGRIEAKALDEAAQLLDSPELTRLYRWNLQQDIGMTCGGEMTLLFERIAAKPPWHIAIFGAGHVVQALVPILIPLSCRLDVIDTRPDWLQRLPAARNLATHHLDTFESGVALLHERSFVLSITKGHGTDVPVLREVLTRFPAIPFLGVIGSASKRAALLRDLRQVGITDDLLEKVTCPLGLPIGDNDPPEIAISIAAQLLEKRG; from the coding sequence ATGACCCCTTGGCAGGACATCCTCCGCTGCCAGGAATCCGGCACCGACCTGATCCTCGTCACCGTCGCCGCCGCCCGTGGTAGCGTCCCCGCGGATCCCGGTGCCAAGATGCTCGTCACCCGGGATGGCCGGCTCTCCGGCACCGTCGGCGGCGGCCGCATCGAGGCCAAGGCCCTCGACGAAGCCGCCCAACTACTAGACTCACCGGAGCTCACCCGCCTCTACCGCTGGAACCTCCAGCAGGACATCGGCATGACCTGCGGTGGCGAGATGACCCTGCTCTTCGAGCGCATCGCCGCGAAGCCGCCCTGGCACATCGCCATCTTCGGCGCCGGCCATGTCGTGCAGGCCCTCGTCCCTATCCTCATCCCCCTCTCCTGCCGCCTCGATGTCATCGATACCCGGCCCGACTGGCTCCAGCGACTGCCCGCCGCGCGCAATCTAGCCACCCACCACCTCGATACCTTCGAATCCGGCGTCGCCCTCCTCCACGAACGCTCCTTTGTCCTCTCCATCACCAAGGGCCACGGCACCGATGTCCCCGTCCTCCGCGAAGTTCTCACCCGCTTCCCCGCTATCCCCTTCCTCGGCGTCATCGGCAGCGCCTCGAAACGCGCCGCCCTCCTCCGCGACCTCCGCCAAGTCGGCATCACCGATGACTTGCTAGAAAAAGTCACCTGCCCCCTCGGCCTCCCCATCGGCGACAACGACCCACCCGAAATCGCCATCAGCATCGCTGCACAACTCTTGGAGAAGCGCGGCTAG
- the pucL gene encoding factor-independent urate hydroxylase produces the protein MATLESNRYGKFRVRVMKVIRHDDTRHEVCELEADVLLQGELDGSYLSDDNSSIVPTDTVKNTVHFLAHDHLETCRTTFAEVIGEHFLGKYPHLAGVEVELRERKWERMLIGGQPHPHSFTHAANGEPFSRGSFTRGQAPLLSSGIRGHLVMKTTQSGFEGYNLCELTTLPPTNDRVFATRLTAEWTFDPTATDFCSADDAVLTAAHEIFATTYSPSVQRTLYEIGALAIDRAPSLSRIELKMPNVHFLGLDLTKLGRPGQKAVLLPTDEPHGEIEAVITR, from the coding sequence GTGGCAACGCTCGAATCCAACCGTTACGGCAAGTTCCGTGTCCGCGTGATGAAAGTCATCCGCCACGATGACACCCGTCACGAGGTCTGCGAACTGGAGGCCGATGTCCTCCTGCAGGGCGAGCTCGATGGCTCCTACCTGAGCGATGACAACAGCTCGATCGTCCCCACGGACACGGTGAAGAATACGGTCCATTTCCTCGCCCACGATCATCTGGAAACCTGCCGGACCACTTTCGCCGAGGTCATCGGCGAGCACTTCCTCGGCAAGTATCCGCACCTCGCCGGAGTGGAGGTCGAGCTGCGCGAGCGGAAATGGGAACGCATGCTCATCGGCGGCCAGCCGCACCCGCACTCCTTCACCCATGCCGCGAATGGCGAACCATTCTCCCGCGGCTCCTTCACCCGCGGGCAAGCGCCGCTCCTCAGTTCCGGCATCCGCGGCCACCTGGTGATGAAGACCACGCAATCCGGATTCGAAGGCTACAACCTCTGCGAGCTCACTACCCTGCCGCCCACGAACGACCGCGTCTTCGCCACCCGCCTCACCGCGGAGTGGACCTTCGATCCCACCGCCACCGACTTCTGCAGTGCCGATGACGCCGTCCTCACTGCCGCCCACGAGATCTTCGCCACCACCTACAGCCCCTCCGTCCAGCGCACGCTCTACGAGATCGGAGCGCTGGCCATCGACCGCGCCCCCTCGCTCTCCCGCATCGAGCTCAAGATGCCAAACGTCCACTTCCTCGGCCTCGACCTCACCAAGCTCGGCCGCCCCGGCCAGAAGGCCGTCCTCCTCCCCACCGACGAACCCCACGGCGAGATCGAAGCCGTGATCACGCGCTAG
- the uraD gene encoding 2-oxo-4-hydroxy-4-carboxy-5-ureidoimidazoline decarboxylase, with protein MERLSISALNAMEKEEFVGHVGGVYEHSAWVADRVAEQRPFQDRAQLISAMRLVVETATDWRKLELIRAHPDLAGKLARAGGLGAESAREQAGLGLDRLSDDEFARFTDLNTRYRERFGFPFVICVRLTDKPGILQSFEARLEHGEREEIGEALRQIHHIARLRLGDAVEE; from the coding sequence ATGGAAAGGCTATCGATCAGCGCGCTGAATGCGATGGAGAAAGAGGAATTCGTCGGGCATGTCGGCGGGGTCTACGAGCACTCCGCCTGGGTAGCCGATCGTGTGGCTGAGCAAAGGCCGTTCCAAGACCGCGCCCAGCTGATCTCGGCGATGCGGCTGGTGGTGGAGACGGCAACCGATTGGAGGAAGCTGGAGCTGATCCGCGCGCACCCGGATCTGGCGGGAAAGCTGGCGCGGGCCGGGGGGCTGGGTGCGGAGTCCGCGCGCGAGCAGGCCGGGCTGGGGCTGGACCGCCTGAGCGACGATGAATTCGCGCGCTTCACCGACCTGAATACCCGCTACCGCGAGCGCTTCGGCTTTCCCTTCGTGATCTGCGTGCGCCTCACCGATAAGCCGGGGATCCTGCAATCCTTCGAGGCGCGGCTGGAGCATGGCGAGCGGGAGGAGATCGGCGAGGCGCTACGGCAGATCCATCACATCGCCCGGCTGCGGCTGGGCGATGCCGTGGAGGAGTAG
- a CDS encoding MBL fold metallo-hydrolase, which yields MLFRSLCRSAEIGANSYLLDTGSARIVLDAGLHPKHDGLEGLPRYDQLEDGSIDSVVVTHAHLDHIGSLPVLLNRQPQAKAFFSPAAAELATAMLHNSVNVMQSKRVELGIAEYPLFTHRDLDELERHFETRGIERPFDLDPEGHVRATFHDAGHVLGSTGITMQCNGHRVMYTGDVNFEDSTLIKGAIFPEDHVDALIIETTRGDSARRPDYTREDEELRFAEALSRVIQRRGSVLVPVFAMGKTQEVLTMIHRFKKRGLIPKKTPVFIGGLSTKMTVIYDKYSKGRTRRSDDSFRILEDMELEAGTKKRKGPIPMQPGAIYCLSSGMMSENTVSNQFAQAGFLENAKNAIHFVGYADPDSPAGHIRVGQQGDKVVLDSAKPPVVRRCEMEIFDFSGHATRDALLEYILKVRPKKAFLVHGDPRASAWFKDQLREKLPSTEAIIPEPGVDYRIGE from the coding sequence ATGCTGTTCCGTAGCCTTTGCCGCAGTGCCGAAATCGGCGCGAATTCCTACCTGCTCGACACCGGAAGCGCCCGGATCGTACTCGATGCCGGACTCCACCCGAAGCACGACGGCCTCGAAGGCCTGCCCCGCTACGACCAGCTTGAGGATGGCTCGATCGACTCGGTGGTGGTGACCCACGCGCATCTCGACCACATCGGCTCCCTGCCCGTACTGCTGAATCGCCAGCCACAGGCGAAGGCCTTCTTCTCGCCCGCCGCCGCGGAACTCGCCACGGCCATGCTCCACAATTCCGTGAACGTGATGCAGTCCAAGCGCGTCGAGCTGGGCATCGCGGAGTATCCCCTCTTCACCCACCGCGATCTGGACGAGCTGGAGCGCCACTTCGAGACCCGCGGGATCGAGCGCCCCTTCGACCTCGATCCGGAGGGCCACGTCCGCGCCACCTTCCACGATGCCGGCCACGTGCTCGGCTCCACCGGCATCACCATGCAGTGCAACGGGCACCGCGTGATGTACACCGGCGACGTGAATTTCGAGGACTCCACTCTGATCAAGGGCGCGATCTTCCCGGAAGATCATGTCGATGCCCTGATCATCGAGACCACCCGCGGGGATAGCGCCCGCCGCCCGGACTACACCCGGGAGGATGAGGAACTGCGCTTCGCGGAGGCCCTCTCCCGCGTGATCCAGCGCCGCGGCTCCGTGCTCGTCCCTGTCTTCGCCATGGGCAAGACGCAGGAAGTCCTGACCATGATCCACCGCTTCAAGAAGCGCGGGCTGATCCCGAAGAAGACCCCGGTCTTCATCGGCGGCCTGAGCACCAAGATGACGGTGATCTACGACAAGTATTCGAAGGGCCGCACCCGCCGCAGCGACGATAGCTTCCGCATCCTCGAAGACATGGAGCTGGAGGCCGGCACCAAGAAGCGCAAGGGCCCCATCCCCATGCAGCCCGGCGCCATCTACTGCCTCTCCAGCGGCATGATGAGCGAGAACACGGTCTCGAACCAATTCGCCCAAGCCGGCTTCCTGGAGAACGCGAAGAACGCGATCCACTTCGTGGGTTACGCCGATCCGGATTCTCCGGCAGGCCACATCCGCGTGGGCCAGCAGGGGGACAAGGTGGTGCTCGACTCCGCCAAGCCGCCCGTGGTGCGCCGCTGCGAGATGGAAATCTTCGACTTCAGCGGCCACGCCACCCGCGACGCGCTCTTGGAATACATCCTGAAGGTGAGGCCCAAGAAGGCCTTCCTGGTCCACGGCGATCCGAGGGCCAGCGCATGGTTCAAGGACCAGCTCCGCGAGAAGCTGCCCTCCACCGAGGCCATCATCCCCGAGCCCGGCGTCGATTACCGCATCGGCGAGTAA